A stretch of the Thermus thermophilus genome encodes the following:
- a CDS encoding Rqc2 family fibronectin-binding protein yields MEGLLIHAVLRELEQELPAQNLGLAFPEEGTVAVLLKGRTGRLFNLVLHYRPPTPSLALEPGKLLGEPKTPFQRQLQARVKGPLAEASQLKLDRVAFFRFAGEQGFVDTPPSVLVLEATGRNANLLLLDEEGRILGVDRVITKEVNRYRELRPGLPYTPPPPYRKLDPRTLAEEDLRPLLGKPLKEVIRHVDGVGQELMRELARRAGLTPETPLDEAGLGRVYRALKTLVEDPSLRTELSEELRRRWAEEEKEALRKPLLEALDREIRTLKARLGDYQEALERLEEAEALRRRADLLLARLKAVPKGAEKVVLEGFDGKPVEIPLDPALSPQENARKLYDRARRLEELAEKALDLIPKTEARIRELEAEKERLKTLDLEGLLALAQRPKGEKGLKVGLRYTSPSGFLVLVGRNAKENDLLTRAAHSEDLWFHAQGVPGSHVILKAEGKNPPLEDLLFAARLAAYHSKARGERQVPVDYTRKKHVWRPRKAAPGQVLYTQAKTLFVEGLLPEPREEA; encoded by the coding sequence ATGGAAGGCCTCCTGATCCACGCCGTCTTGCGGGAGCTTGAGCAGGAGCTCCCCGCCCAGAACCTGGGCCTCGCCTTCCCCGAGGAGGGGACGGTGGCCGTTCTCCTCAAGGGCCGGACGGGGAGGCTCTTCAACCTCGTCCTCCACTACCGCCCGCCCACCCCGAGCCTCGCCCTGGAGCCGGGGAAGCTGCTGGGCGAGCCCAAGACCCCCTTCCAGCGCCAGCTCCAGGCCCGGGTCAAGGGGCCCTTGGCGGAGGCGAGCCAGCTCAAGCTGGACCGGGTGGCCTTCTTCCGCTTCGCCGGGGAGCAGGGCTTCGTGGACACGCCCCCTTCGGTCCTCGTCCTCGAGGCCACGGGCCGCAACGCCAACCTCCTCCTCCTGGACGAGGAGGGCCGGATCCTCGGGGTGGACCGGGTCATCACCAAGGAGGTGAACCGCTACCGGGAGCTGAGGCCGGGCCTCCCCTACACCCCCCCGCCCCCCTACCGGAAGCTGGACCCGAGGACGCTTGCCGAGGAAGACCTCCGCCCCCTCCTGGGCAAGCCCCTCAAGGAGGTGATCCGGCACGTGGACGGGGTGGGGCAGGAGCTCATGCGGGAGCTCGCCCGGAGGGCGGGCCTCACCCCCGAGACCCCCCTGGACGAGGCGGGGCTTGGGCGGGTGTACCGGGCCCTAAAGACCCTGGTGGAGGACCCCTCCTTGCGCACCGAGCTTTCCGAGGAGCTGAGGCGGCGCTGGGCCGAGGAGGAGAAGGAGGCCTTGAGGAAACCCCTCCTCGAGGCCCTGGACCGGGAGATCCGGACGCTGAAGGCGAGGCTTGGCGACTACCAGGAGGCCCTGGAGCGCCTGGAGGAGGCCGAGGCCCTGAGGAGGCGGGCCGACCTCCTCCTCGCCCGGCTCAAGGCGGTGCCCAAGGGGGCGGAAAAGGTGGTCCTCGAGGGCTTTGACGGGAAGCCCGTGGAAATCCCCTTAGACCCCGCCCTCTCCCCCCAGGAGAACGCCCGGAAGCTCTACGACCGGGCGAGGCGCCTGGAGGAGCTCGCGGAAAAGGCTCTGGACCTCATCCCCAAGACCGAGGCCCGGATCCGAGAGCTGGAGGCGGAGAAGGAGAGGCTCAAGACCCTGGACCTGGAGGGCCTCCTCGCCCTCGCGCAAAGGCCCAAGGGGGAGAAGGGCCTTAAGGTGGGCCTCCGCTACACCTCCCCTTCCGGGTTTTTGGTCTTGGTGGGCCGGAACGCCAAGGAGAACGACCTCCTCACCCGGGCCGCCCACTCCGAGGACCTCTGGTTCCACGCCCAAGGGGTGCCGGGAAGCCACGTGATCCTTAAGGCCGAGGGGAAGAACCCGCCCTTGGAGGACCTCCTCTTCGCCGCGAGGCTCGCCGCCTACCACTCCAAGGCCCGGGGGGAGAGGCAGGTCCCGGTGGACTACACCCGCAAAAAGCACGTGTGGCGGCCCAGGAAGGCCGCCCCAGGCCAGGTGCTCTACACCCAGGCCAAGACCCTCTTCGTGGAGGGGCTTCTCCCCGAGCCCAGGGAGGAAGCCTAG
- a CDS encoding DsbA family protein: MRRLAVLLLGLGAAWAQIAAPLERFSPGPLPEGARVQTEARSGRLYAVRYEGPANASLMGRILSAATGVPGHAQGFVAWYGKNQALLRRGPVELNVEGAFLLKLAVGAWAEMEVRPLLTEEAFFGKDRHVLGEKGVVVRVFSDFQCPYCQRLAREVLPALKAMAREGRLRLAYRHFPLYEIHPEAVPAAVASECAAAQGAFWAYHDFLMAGSGRDYLALAGRLGLDPKAFQACLEDPASRAPVEADRALAERLGLPGTPSVFVGPFRLPNPFDLERYRDYLALAEAL, translated from the coding sequence ATGAGGCGCCTCGCCGTCCTCCTCCTCGGCCTGGGGGCCGCCTGGGCCCAGATCGCCGCCCCCCTGGAGCGCTTCTCCCCTGGGCCCCTGCCGGAAGGGGCCCGGGTCCAGACGGAGGCCAGGTCCGGCCGCCTCTACGCCGTGCGCTACGAGGGCCCGGCGAACGCGAGCCTCATGGGCCGGATCCTCTCCGCGGCCACGGGGGTCCCGGGCCACGCCCAGGGCTTCGTGGCCTGGTACGGGAAGAACCAGGCCCTCCTCCGCCGGGGCCCCGTGGAGCTCAACGTGGAGGGCGCCTTCCTCCTCAAGCTCGCCGTGGGGGCCTGGGCCGAGATGGAGGTGCGCCCCCTCCTCACGGAGGAGGCCTTCTTCGGGAAGGACCGGCACGTCCTCGGGGAGAAGGGGGTGGTGGTCCGGGTCTTCTCCGACTTCCAGTGCCCCTACTGCCAGCGCCTCGCCCGGGAGGTCCTTCCCGCCCTTAAGGCCATGGCCCGGGAAGGGCGGCTCCGCCTCGCCTACCGCCACTTTCCCCTCTACGAGATCCACCCCGAGGCGGTGCCCGCGGCGGTGGCCAGCGAGTGCGCCGCGGCCCAGGGGGCCTTCTGGGCCTACCACGACTTCCTCATGGCGGGGTCCGGGCGGGACTACCTGGCCCTGGCGGGGCGGCTCGGCTTGGACCCCAAGGCCTTCCAGGCCTGCCTCGAGGACCCCGCCTCCCGGGCCCCCGTGGAGGCGGACCGGGCGCTGGCGGAGAGGCTCGGCCTGCCCGGCACCCCCTCGGTCTTCGTGGGGCCCTTCCGGCTCCCGAACCCCTTTGACCTGGAGCGGTACCGGGACTACCTGGCCCTAGCCGAGGCCCTTTAG
- the trmI gene encoding tRNA (adenine(58)-N(1))-methyltransferase TrmI: MAWPGPLLLKDRKGRAYLVFPKEGGVFHHHKGSVPHEALLEAGPGGVVRTHLGEELSVHRPTLEEYLLHMKRSATPTYPKDASAMVTLLDLAPGMRVLEAGTGSGGLTLFLARAVGEKGLVESYEAKPHHLAQAERNVRAFWQVENVRFHLGKLEEAELEEAAYDGVALDLMEPWKVLEKAALALRPDRFLVAYLPNITQVLELVRAAEAHPFRLERVLEVGWREWEVRLPVAHPRFQQVGHTAFLVALRRWKAS, translated from the coding sequence GTGGCGTGGCCGGGACCGCTATTGCTCAAAGACCGCAAAGGCCGGGCCTACCTGGTCTTCCCCAAGGAAGGGGGCGTCTTCCACCACCACAAGGGAAGCGTCCCCCACGAGGCCCTCCTCGAGGCGGGCCCCGGGGGGGTGGTGCGGACCCACCTGGGGGAGGAGCTTTCCGTCCACCGCCCAACCCTGGAGGAGTACCTCCTCCACATGAAGCGGAGCGCCACCCCCACCTACCCCAAGGACGCGAGCGCCATGGTGACCCTCCTGGACCTCGCCCCGGGGATGCGGGTCCTCGAGGCGGGAACGGGCTCCGGGGGCCTCACCCTCTTCCTGGCCCGGGCCGTGGGGGAGAAGGGCCTGGTGGAAAGCTACGAGGCCAAGCCCCACCACCTGGCCCAGGCGGAACGGAACGTCCGGGCCTTCTGGCAGGTGGAGAACGTCCGCTTCCACCTGGGAAAGCTTGAGGAGGCGGAGCTGGAGGAGGCGGCCTACGACGGGGTGGCCCTGGACCTGATGGAGCCCTGGAAGGTCCTGGAGAAGGCGGCCCTGGCCCTGAGGCCGGACCGGTTTCTCGTGGCCTACCTGCCCAACATCACCCAGGTCCTGGAGCTCGTCCGGGCCGCCGAGGCCCACCCTTTCCGGCTGGAAAGGGTTTTGGAGGTGGGCTGGCGGGAGTGGGAGGTCCGGCTTCCCGTGGCCCACCCCCGGTTCCAGCAGGTGGGGCACACCGCCTTTCTCGTGGCCCTTAGGCGATGGAAGGCCTCCTGA